The DNA region TCAAATAGTTCATGCTTCGGAAGTTATTGGATTCAATGAACATCCAACCAAAGCATTGAAAGAAAAGCCACACTCCTCCATTTCCATTGGTTTTCATTTATTGGCTTCTGGAAAAATCGACGCATTTGCTAGTGCAGGTAGCACGGGCGCGATGATGGTCGGTACGATGTATGCGCTTAAAACTGTAAAAGGTGTATTAAGACCTACGATCCCGTCATTTCTTCCAAGATTGGATGGTTCCACAGGTTTAATATTAGACGTAGGCTTAAATTCTGATTGCAAACCAGAACAATTAAATCAATTTGCAATTTTGGGTAGTTTGTATGCGGAAGAAATGTTGAGTAAAAACAATCCAAGCATCGGACTTTTAAATGTAGGAGAAGAAGAGGGCAAAGGAAACATCCTTGCACAAGCGACCTATCCACTTTTGAAAGCAAACAAGCATATTAATTTCCAAGGAAATATAGAAGGAAGAGATTTCTTTAAAAATAAAGTAGACGTTATCGTTTGTGACGGATTTACAG from Rhizosphaericola mali includes:
- the plsX gene encoding phosphate acyltransferase PlsX; the protein is MSELKIGLDMMGGDYAPKEAVKGVKLYLENNSHPEIIVCIGDEAQLTPLFEEFQLNGHPNIQIVHASEVIGFNEHPTKALKEKPHSSISIGFHLLASGKIDAFASAGSTGAMMVGTMYALKTVKGVLRPTIPSFLPRLDGSTGLILDVGLNSDCKPEQLNQFAILGSLYAEEMLSKNNPSIGLLNVGEEEGKGNILAQATYPLLKANKHINFQGNIEGRDFFKNKVDVIVCDGFTGNVVLKMAESMYEVAVHRKLEKDEFFGQFHYENYGGTPILGVDKPVIIGHGISNDKAFCNMLVQAAKMGSTHLCQKIEQAFASVSAEA